ACTTTCTGCTGATCGCTTAGGTTACTGCGCCGTTCCGTAAAGGCATTAACCCAAGGCTCAATGGCTTCATAGACTGGAATCGGATGTTGTTCTAATAGCGTAGCTGTCGTCTCAAAAGTCGAGGGTTCAATCTCTTCAATAGTGAGTAATTTTTGCCATGTTTTGAACGTATCAAATTTGCAAGTCGCTTTGAGGATGTTGCCGTTGCTATAAATCACTCGCAACTGCACCGCATCTTTCTGTTTTCTTCTCTCCTTATCTTCATATTCATGATCTTTAGCTCCTTCCTCGGCTTCCCAGAGATTTTCAAGGGCGATCGCCAACGGAACAGAATGGTGAGCAATTACTAAACCAAAACTAATGGTGGCATTTCCCCCCATGGTGAATAGGGGACGTTCAAACCGATCAGACTGCCAATAATCACCTTTATTCTCAAATTCCCCTTGGTCATCCTCTGCACCACGAAAAGCTTGGCGAATATCCCAGAGCCATTTGTCCCATTCCCAGAGATTGGTGTAGGCAAGGACATCATCACCACCGCTATAAATCAACCGTCCGGCATAGCGTTCTTCAGTGAGATAGGGCGCAAGTTGATTAGAGAAATCAAGTAAAGCACGGCTCAAAGCATTGTGGGTGGCGGGTCCCATCCGTTTTGTTTCGTCCCTAAATTTATCAAATGTCTCTTTTAAATCATCGGGAACATTTAGGGCTTTCGGAAAATATTCTTTGTAAGCTTCCATCTTGGTTCCCTTTAACCAGTCGCTCATCCCGTCCCCATCTCCGGCGGCTAAGACGTACCAACTGGCTGGATTATTGTTGGGATAGTGCTTATCAATGATTTTCTGTAGATTCTGGCGGCACTGACGTTTCAAGGCGCGAATTTCACGCTTTAGTCGGCTAGTTTCTGAGTCATTTTTTTCTTGCTTTGCCTGTCGTAGCTGTTTTTTTAATTGCTTTAATTCATCTGTATCAAGGTCTTCTGCTAACCAACCAGCATTGAGCAAACGAGGATGATATTTTTGGGGTTGCTTATCTATGATTGGAATGCCCCATTTATTGCGCATTTCGCGGATGACTGCTTTTGTCCAAGGCAATTCCTCGTAAATCTTTTCACAGACCGTTTCAAAGTATTGGCGATCGCCACCCGTATTGAGATAGCCTGCCACCCCAGAGGTTAGGTCAGGATAAGAAGCTGCAATCTGCTCTTCATCTGACAAGCCTAAAATTTTAGGTAGAACTTTCTCTAAAGCCCGCTTAACAGTCTCTGTCGCATTAAGTTGCTCAATACCGTCAAATAAACCTGCATCATGCTCCCACAAATCTGAAGCATCTTTTTCGGTGAGCCAGTCGCGATGTTTGCCATTGCCTTGGGGGTGAACCACGGAGCCTAAGCCGGAAATCGTCGATCTTGTGCCGAAGGCGGTGGGCAGTTTCCAGTTACGGGCGTTTTTAACGGTATTCAAGGCGAGGCGCGTTTGCCCAAAGATATTCGCCCACCATGATCCGGCATTTAAACTGCCTGCATAGCTGCGATTACGCTGTTCTGTAAATAAGGCGATCGCCTGCTCAAAAAATTCTCTTTCTGCGGGTTGAAACAAATCTGCATTAAATGCTTTGTTTTGCTGATCAATCCACTTCTCTAAGTCTGTCTTCTTTTCATCGGTCTGGGCTGGTATTCCCACACTCTTAAACTCACTCTTTTTATCCCCGATCGCCACGGCACTCCAATAGGTTTGCCACTGGGCATCGAGCCAACCTTGCCAACTGGGATCGGTTGCTTTTAGGTGCTTCTGCCAATAGCGATTGTCTTGGAGTTCTGCCAGTACTTCCTTGGCAATTTCCCGCCACGCATCAAAGAGATGATTCTTCGCCGATTGCATTGCTGCCGCTACTTTTTCTTCTGGCAACACCAGCATAATCACATTGGGAAACCCTGCGGTGAGGAGTTGCCGATCTGTCGGAGCAGAAATCCACGGGGCAAAATCAGGATATTTATCCCGTAGCCAATGGTCGATCAGGGGTTGGCCGTAAAGGCTGGGATAAAGAAAACAATCTGCGCCGTATTTATGGGCAAGTCGCCAGCAGACCTTGGCAGAAAGGTAATGCAGAATCCATGACCCTGCCCAAAAGTCCTTCATTTTGCGGCTGGCTTTAATGAGTTCCTGTACTGGGCTAAAGGTGAATACTGCCAAGTGGGGATGGGATTTGGGGATATTTCTAGCGCCTTTTGGGATGTCTTCAGGCTCGGTGTCATATCCGGCTAAGGCTCCGGCGATCGCCGCCGTCATACTGGCATGGCTCCAAATTGAGCCATCGGGTAAACGGGTTTCCGCTGGCATGAGTAAGCTTTCTGCGCCAAATTGATCGGCAACGGCTTGGGGTAAACAGCGCCATAACCACCAGAAACAGACTTGGGCAGCATCGGGATCGTCGCAGATCTCTGCGGGCATTTGATCGATAAAATCGGCTTCGGCTTGGTTTAAATAAGCATGGCGATCGCCCTGACCGAGAATTTCATCATGATGTTGCATTCGTAGCGGCAGCTTCTCCCCAGACAATAGGTGCGATAACTCCAACCCCTCTATGCCATAGTCCACAGAAGAACCGATGTAGTGAATAATGCCGCGATCACTCGCCGACGCAATCAGATCACTCAAACCCACATGGTCTAACCATGTCCCATTGAGGTCGGACGCTTTTTTCTGTTCACTGGATTTAGGCGATGCCCAACCCTCCATACAGGCAAGTTTTGTCCAAGGACCCTCTTCACCGCGACCAGAATTTTTATGCAGTGCTTTCAGGGCAGGGTCATGTAACAATCCCCAAATTTTTGCTTGCCAATATGCTTTCCCTGCCACAGTCCTTCTTACCCAATTTCGTGATGTGTCTCTGACATCATAGGAGTGCCAGCCCATAAATATCTTCTAAAAGACAATATTTAAAAAAAATTCTTTATTATTCTTAAATCTTATGGATCGTCTAAACTTTTGGGCTGGCTGAAAGGTTGAGAAAATAGCCTAAATCAGCTCTTGCTGCAAGGACAAAACCTTAAAGATATGACTTTTATGAATGACTGAAGATTGATTTTGAAAATAGAGTCTTTTACTTGATTTATCCAAAAAACTTGGGTAAGGCGGGACGGCGATCGCCTGCTATATTGACCACTATGATGCAACCCTCCATCGATCACGACCTGCTATTTAAGGAACTGCTCACCACATTCCTGTGGGAATTTCTGGAACTTTTTGCACCGGAGGTTGCCCAAGCAGCAGAGCAAGACACCTTAGAATTTCTCACCCAAGAGGTTTTTAACGACCTAGAGGGTGAAAAACGACGTAATGTCGATATCCTTGCCAAGCTGCGGTTTCGGGGTCAAGATACCTGTTTTTTGATCCATGTCGAAAATCAAGCCACTGCCCAACGGGACTTTGCGGAGCGGATGTTTCTCTATTTTGCGCGACTCTACGAAAAATATCGTTTCCCGATTTACCCCATTGGGTTGTTTTCTTACGATCGCCCCCGCCGTCCAGAGCCAGAGATTTTTACAGTTGGGTTTGAGTTTAAGGAAGTTTTGCGCTTTACTTTCCAGACAATCCAACTCAAGCGTTTAAACTGGCGGGATTTTTTACGACAGGACAACCCTGCCGCCGCTGCTCTCATGGCGAAAATGAACTTTACACCGGAGGAACGCCCAAGGGTGAAGTTAGAATGTTTACGGATGATCACGACGCTAAATTTAGACCCAGCAAGGACTCATCTGTTATCAAGTTTTGTGGACACTTATCTGAGGTTGAATATGGCTGAACAACAGATATTCGAGCAGGAACTCCGAAAAATCCAACCCCAAGAGGCGGAACGAGTTTTGCGCCTCACGACTTCTTGGATGGAGGAGGGTCTAGCAAAGGGTTTACAACAAGGTCGACAGGAAGGTCTTGAGCAAGGTCTTGAGCAAGGTCTCGAACAAGGTCTTGGACGAGGTCGGCAGGAAGAGGCTTGTAAGTTAGTTTTGCGGTTTATCGATCGCCGTTTTCCTGATGCCCTCCCAGAGTTTGAGCCACAGGTACGGGAGTTATCTCTAGAGCAGTTAGAAATTCTCGGCGATCGCCTATTTGCGCTGGAGTCTAGCACTGACTTAGCAGCTTGTTTTCAAGACCTTCCACCAAATCAATTAGAGGAGTAGGACATCGCATATCGCCTTTTTCTCCTAGAATCTAGCACTGACTTAGAGGCTTGTTTTCAAGACTTGACGCACGATCGCCGTCCAGACTAATACGTGCCCTTTCTCCCTTGGGGGAGATGCCGAAGGCAGAGGGAGTTACAGGGAGTCGCGCCACCCACAAATGACTATAAAAATGATCGCCTTTTGATGGAATTCGGAGGGCGATCATTTTGTATTGAGTATTGCATTGATAAGTATTCAATCTATTAACTTCTCAGGTGAAGAGAAGCTTATTAGATCAGTCAACAAAATATACTATCTAATCTTCGTTTCCAATCTATTAACTTCTCAGGTGAAGAGAAGCCCCACTGCGTAATCTCCCCAGAAGGCGACGATTTTTGTTTCCAATCTATTAACTTCTCAGGTGAAGAGAAGCTACGTGCACGTTTGGCAGAGTTCCATCTACTTTGGGTTTCCAATCTATTAACTTCTCAGGTGAAGAGAAGCACTAGACATGGACAGCGTTCGGATGTTGATTGAGAAATGTTTCCAATCTATTAACTTCTCAGGTGAAGAGAAGCACGGGGGCATTAGCCCAACCGATATCAGTAGATGCGTTTCCAATCTATTAACTTCTCAGGTGAAGAGAAGCTGCTTGTGGGGAGGGAAGCCGAACGTGTCTGAATTGCTAAGTTTCCAATCTATTAACTTCTCAGGTGAAGAGAAGCCGAAATTGGGGGGACTGAAAATCCCTCAAATTAAAGAGTTTCCAATCTATTAACTTCTCAGGTGAAGAGAAGCTATGCTAAAGGGCGTGACCAAGCCGCTCTTATTGATGTTTCCAATCTATTAACTTCTCAGGTGAAGAGAAGCACCAATGATGATTCTCTGGGTATTGTTCTAGTATACGGTTTCCAATCTATTAACTTCTCAGGTGAAGAGAAGCTCGAATCATCCAACCACACATAGATGATTTTTAAACAATGTTTCCAATCTATTAACTTCTCAGGTGAAGAGAAGCCTTGGGAGTTTGTCAACTTAGCTGTCCGGAACAAATTAGTTTCCAATCTATTAACTTCTCAGGTGAAGAGAAGCAGCTAAAGCTTCCAATCCAGACGCAGTTAACCTAGCTAAGTTTCCAATCTATTAACTTCTCAGGTGAAGAGAAGCTGTTACTCCTAAGTCTCTTAAGAACTTGGTATACCAGTTTCCAATCTATTAACTTCTCAGGTGAAGAGAAGCGCCGTCGAGTTTCATGGTCTCATGCAAACCTATGCGTTTCCAATCTATTAACTTCTCAGGTGAAGAGAAGCTCTTGCTGCACAAGCCGGTGCCAATTCTAAAGTTAAGTTTCCAATCTATTAACTTCTCAGGTGAAGAGAAGCAAACATTGTAACTTCAAAGTAGGGGCTAACTCTGTATACTGTTTCCAATCTATTAACTTCTCAGGTGAAGAGAAGCTTTATGGAAAGCCAGCTCATCTACTTCTACATGCAATGTTTCCAATCTATTAACTTCTCAGGTGAAGA
This region of [Limnothrix rosea] IAM M-220 genomic DNA includes:
- a CDS encoding DUF4351 domain-containing protein codes for the protein MMQPSIDHDLLFKELLTTFLWEFLELFAPEVAQAAEQDTLEFLTQEVFNDLEGEKRRNVDILAKLRFRGQDTCFLIHVENQATAQRDFAERMFLYFARLYEKYRFPIYPIGLFSYDRPRRPEPEIFTVGFEFKEVLRFTFQTIQLKRLNWRDFLRQDNPAAAALMAKMNFTPEERPRVKLECLRMITTLNLDPARTHLLSSFVDTYLRLNMAEQQIFEQELRKIQPQEAERVLRLTTSWMEEGLAKGLQQGRQEGLEQGLEQGLEQGLGRGRQEEACKLVLRFIDRRFPDALPEFEPQVRELSLEQLEILGDRLFALESSTDLAACFQDLPPNQLEE
- the cas10 gene encoding type III-B CRISPR-associated protein Cas10/Cmr2, yielding MGWHSYDVRDTSRNWVRRTVAGKAYWQAKIWGLLHDPALKALHKNSGRGEEGPWTKLACMEGWASPKSSEQKKASDLNGTWLDHVGLSDLIASASDRGIIHYIGSSVDYGIEGLELSHLLSGEKLPLRMQHHDEILGQGDRHAYLNQAEADFIDQMPAEICDDPDAAQVCFWWLWRCLPQAVADQFGAESLLMPAETRLPDGSIWSHASMTAAIAGALAGYDTEPEDIPKGARNIPKSHPHLAVFTFSPVQELIKASRKMKDFWAGSWILHYLSAKVCWRLAHKYGADCFLYPSLYGQPLIDHWLRDKYPDFAPWISAPTDRQLLTAGFPNVIMLVLPEEKVAAAMQSAKNHLFDAWREIAKEVLAELQDNRYWQKHLKATDPSWQGWLDAQWQTYWSAVAIGDKKSEFKSVGIPAQTDEKKTDLEKWIDQQNKAFNADLFQPAEREFFEQAIALFTEQRNRSYAGSLNAGSWWANIFGQTRLALNTVKNARNWKLPTAFGTRSTISGLGSVVHPQGNGKHRDWLTEKDASDLWEHDAGLFDGIEQLNATETVKRALEKVLPKILGLSDEEQIAASYPDLTSGVAGYLNTGGDRQYFETVCEKIYEELPWTKAVIREMRNKWGIPIIDKQPQKYHPRLLNAGWLAEDLDTDELKQLKKQLRQAKQEKNDSETSRLKREIRALKRQCRQNLQKIIDKHYPNNNPASWYVLAAGDGDGMSDWLKGTKMEAYKEYFPKALNVPDDLKETFDKFRDETKRMGPATHNALSRALLDFSNQLAPYLTEERYAGRLIYSGGDDVLAYTNLWEWDKWLWDIRQAFRGAEDDQGEFENKGDYWQSDRFERPLFTMGGNATISFGLVIAHHSVPLAIALENLWEAEEGAKDHEYEDKERRKQKDAVQLRVIYSNGNILKATCKFDTFKTWQKLLTIEEIEPSTFETTATLLEQHPIPVYEAIEPWVNAFTERRSNLSDQQKVRVRTDLKDFLKALWVTTDKNDRAQEAKNWLKAAAFNLRNRDIKLGGINHATAYS